GGTGACCGGTGCCGAGATCCGTTCGGGCGGATCCCGTCAGGTCTGTGACCGGTGCGGAGGCCCGTTCGGGCGGGCCTCGTCAGGTCTGTGACCGGTGCGGAGGCCCGTTCGGGCGGGCCTCCACGTAGTCAGGTGCGGCGTGCCGGATCAGCAGCCGGGGCCGGCTGTAGCCGTCTTGGTCCCGTCGGACGCCGACACGCACACATCGCTAACGGTGGTGTTCTTGCCAGTGACGGGAGTGACCGTGATCTTGGGGGGAGTCCCCGCAGATGCGGCGGCAGCCGCGACGGTGACACCACCATCTGGGTCAGCGAGTGCGGCAGCAACAGCAGTCGCACCGTTCGCGGCGGCCGCATCGACGGCGTTCTGGGCTGCACGGTCCTGAATGTTGGTGAACATCGGCACGGCGATCGCCACCAGGATGCCCAGGATGACGACGACGATGATGAGCTCGATGAGCGAGAAGCCGGCTTCGCCGTTCTCTTCGCGCTCGGCCTTCTTGGCCTCGATGAGGCGTCGGATGGTACGCATGACGGGGTCACACTCTCCGGGATGACGAAGACGGGTTCCCTGTGTTGGGCGTCGTCTTCGACGGCCTCGAGTACTGCTTTCCCCAACCCCAGAGTTCGGAACCGCCGTCACCCCTCAGTTGTTGCGGCTCCTGGGCACTCATCCTGGACCTGTTACCCGGGTTACACAAGAGCCGATTATCACGTTTCGGTAACGGCATCGGCGCGTCGACTTGCCGATGTTGGATCGTCTTGTTATGCGAACATCAACCGTTCAAGTTGGACACGCAGAGCTTCGGGTTGAGGCCACACGCCGACCGGCCGGCACGCCACGCACACGGGTGGTGGAGCTTGATGCCGCTGCCCGACTCGTTGACCGATTTTTCCCACGCGAACAGGTTTTCATCGTGTTCACGCTAGAGTTCAACGCCCTCCGCCCGCCGAATCCTCAGCCCAGCCAGACGATGTCGATCGCTTCCGCTGAGGCGAGAACAATTCGCCGCAATCTACGAATCTCGCGAGCGGCGGCGGAAGCCGCGTAGACAACGTCGAGGCGCAGCATCCGACCGCTCCGTCTCCGCCACGGCAGCACGCGCCGCGATCCGCGCGGCCTTCCGGCGGGCGTGCCAGGCGACCACCTCGGCATCGATGTCGCGCGTCTTCGTGACCACCGGCGGACCGCCGAGCAGCTGCCGCCGCGCCTCGATCACGCGGCGGTTGAAGTTCTCCAGCACCGTGCGCACATCCTCCTCGCGTCCGAGCCGGTCGAGCTCGCCGTCGAGTTCCCGGTCCTCGACGCGCAGCATGAGGGCAGGCGGGCCGAGGCCGGAGAGGTTCTCGCGCTCGATCTTGCGGCGGATCCACCAGTCGGGGTCGTGCCCCCGACCCGAGCCCCTCGAGCGGTTTGCCCGCGCCGGGCAGATCGTCGAAGTCGCCGCGGCGGATGGCGACCTGGATCGCAGCCTCGACGTACTCCGCAGCATTCTGCGCGGTGAGCGCACTCTGCCGCTCACCGTCGCCCTCCGCTTCCGCCGGTGCGCTCTCACCGGCATCGCGGTGCGCGCGATACCGCGCCGCGTCGCTCATCGCGTCGGACATCGGATCACCCCCCGGTCGTTCCAGGCTACGCGCGGACCCGGGTCGGTGGGCGGCGGTACGGTGAGATGGTTCGGATCTAATGTGTAGTGATGTTCGAAACTTGGTCACCCTTGTGCGAACCAATTTCGAACAAATACTTGACTCAAGAGCCTGCCGCCCATAGTCTGGATACATGGCAGCTCCCCTGACGAAACTGCACGAGGCCGTGTCGGCCATCGATGCGGCGTGGTCGGATGCCGACGAGCTGCCGCGCCACGCGCTGATCTCCCTCAACGCCGCGATCGGGTCGGCGAAGCGGGTGCTCGACGCCATGCAGGCGCGCATCGCCGCCGAGATCGCGCACGAATCCCGGCCCGAACTGGGGCCGGACTCACTGGCGAAGCAGCAGGGATTCCGCAGCCCGGCGCAGCTCATCGCCGCGACCACAGGAGTCTCTGCGGGCGACGCCGCCCGGCTCGTGCAGGTCGGCGAGGCCGTCGCCCCGCGCACCGATCTGGTGGGCGACCCGATGCCTGCCAGGTATCCCGCCGTGCAGGACGCGCTCGCCGCCGGAGATCTGGCAGCTCAGTCCGCCGCGCTGATCATCGCCTTCCTCGATCGGGCGCGTGTGGGCGTCGACCGTGATCTGGTCGCCGATACCGAGCGGCGTCTCGTCGAGCGCGCTGTCGGACTGTCGCTGGATGATGTGCGGCGGCTGGTCAAGCGCGCCGAGGCGGTGCTCGAAGCCGACAGGCTCGAGCATCGCGAAGAGGAGCGCCGCGGGCAGCGAACGGTGGCGATGTTCGAGCGCGACGGAATGTTTCACCTGAATCTGGTCACCCCGGTCGAAGAGGGCGCGCCGATCCGCACGGCCGTCGACGCCTACGTCACCGCGCAGTTCCAGGCGCGTAAGGACGCCCTCGACGCGGGTGGGGTGGATGCCGATCAGCGCACCGTCGCGATGATGCGCGCCGACGCACTCTCGGTGGTCTGCGCGCATGTGCTCGGCTGCGAGAGCGAGCGGATGCCGATGGCCGGCGCCACCGTCATCGTGCGTGTGGACGCCGCCGATCTCGAGGCAGGCACCGGGGCGGGCACGATCGACGGGTTCGACCAGCCGATCAGCATCACCGCGGTGCGCCGGATGGCCGCGGGAGCGGGTGTGATCCCGTGCGTACTCGACTCGGCCGGGGACATCCTCGATTGGGGCAGGGAAAGGCGCTTCTTCTCGAAGACGCAGAAGCTCGCCCTCGCCGAACGCGACGGCGGATGCGCGATGTGCGGGCTGCCGCC
This is a stretch of genomic DNA from Microbacterium sp. YJN-G. It encodes these proteins:
- a CDS encoding type IV pilin protein — encoded protein: MRTIRRLIEAKKAEREENGEAGFSLIELIIVVVILGILVAIAVPMFTNIQDRAAQNAVDAAAANGATAVAAALADPDGGVTVAAAAASAGTPPKITVTPVTGKNTTVSDVCVSASDGTKTATAGPGC
- a CDS encoding HNH endonuclease signature motif containing protein; translation: MAAPLTKLHEAVSAIDAAWSDADELPRHALISLNAAIGSAKRVLDAMQARIAAEIAHESRPELGPDSLAKQQGFRSPAQLIAATTGVSAGDAARLVQVGEAVAPRTDLVGDPMPARYPAVQDALAAGDLAAQSAALIIAFLDRARVGVDRDLVADTERRLVERAVGLSLDDVRRLVKRAEAVLEADRLEHREEERRGQRTVAMFERDGMFHLNLVTPVEEGAPIRTAVDAYVTAQFQARKDALDAGGVDADQRTVAMMRADALSVVCAHVLGCESERMPMAGATVIVRVDAADLEAGTGAGTIDGFDQPISITAVRRMAAGAGVIPCVLDSAGDILDWGRERRFFSKTQKLALAERDGGCAMCGLPPSMTKAHHIRWWTRDRGPTDLANGVLLCETCHHRIHDNGWDIRIDGTGTKGRVWFIPPPSVDPARAPRLGGRARYDIAA